The genomic stretch TGGAGCGTGGGGCCTGCCGCCTGGTTCACCCGGCCTTCCCGCAGCGTGATACCGGCCTGCTCGCAGGCGCGCCGGACCAGTGCCCGACCGGCGGTCGCGTGACCGGGCAGCAGTCCGGCCCCGATCACCAGGCTGATCGGCACCCGGCGAGCGTCTCGCAACACGTGCCGCGCCGCCAGGGCCAGCTCCACGCCGGCGGCTCCACCACCCAGCACCACCAGGTGTCCGCCGTGGGCGGCCAGGTGCGCCTTGAGGGGAGGCCAGCCTGCCAGCAGGGCCTCGAGTGGCCGGGTGGGCAGGAGCGGCCCTGAAAAGCCGTGCAACGCCCCGCCATCGACCACGGCGCCGCAGGCGAGTGAAAGCACGTCGTAGGCCAGTGCTTCCCCGGAGGCCAGCTGCACGGTTCGCCTGGCCGCATCCACGGCGCTCACCCGATCCTGCCGCCACCTCACCCCGG from Candidatus Sericytochromatia bacterium encodes the following:
- a CDS encoding FAD-dependent oxidoreductase, with the protein product MPDALHPKELVLVGGGHAHLAVLQALRRQAWPAVSVTLVTPEPTLCYSGMVPGWLAGHHRSEALHIPLAPLARAAGVRWRQDRVSAVDAARRTVQLASGEALAYDVLSLACGAVVDGGALHGFSGPLLPTRPLEALLAGWPPLKAHLAAHGGHLVVLGGGAAGVELALAARHVLRDARRVPISLVIGAGLLPGHATAGRALVRRACEQAGITLREGRVNQAAGPTL